CGGGGACGCAAATGGCGGCGAGCTGCGCGACTACCGCGTCCAGGCCGAGGACGGCGAGGTCGTTCTCGACGCCGTCCACCGGGTCCAGGCCACCCAGGCGGGCGACCTGGCCGTACGCTGGAACTGCAAGGCGGGCAAGTGCGGCTCGTGCAGCGCCGAGGTGAACGGCCGGCCGCGGCTCTTGTGCATGACCCGCCTCAGCGTGTTCGAGCGCGACGAGCCGATCACGATCACGCCCCTGCGGACCTTCCCGGTCATCCGGGACCTGGTCACCGACGTGTCGTTCAACTACGAGATGGCCAAGCGGGTGCCCGCG
This portion of the Actinomycetes bacterium genome encodes:
- a CDS encoding succinate dehydrogenase/fumarate reductase iron-sulfur subunit, coding for MATYEVLLRLWRGDANGGELRDYRVQAEDGEVVLDAVHRVQATQAGDLAVRWNCKAGKCGSCSAEVNGRPRLLCMTRLSVFERDEPITITPLRTFPVIRDLVTDVSFNYEMAKRVPAFAPGPREPDGTYRMQQQDIDRVQEFHKCIECFLCQDVCHVIRDHEENKRSFAGP